GAGCGAGCTCGCGGGCGTGGTCCGGTACTTGACGATGATGCGGTCCGTGTAAGTCGCGTCGGCGGCGTGTGCCGCCAGCGGCGTGACCAACATCAGTCCGATCGCGAACGCACGGAGGCTCCTGCCTCCAAAATCAGATAGGCGATTCATAAATCTCCCTGCAGTTGGATTACTGGGGAGTCCCTGCAGAAGTCAGCTGCAACGGCAGAGGTGAGGACGAGCGATGTCCGGCGCGTTCCTGCGCCCTGATTGTTAGAAGCATCCTGCACTGCTCCGTGGTTCGGCGTTCGCGGCCGAACCGCGACGCACACCTAACTTCTGCAGAGACTCCCCGGGTTGCGCGAACCCTTCCCTGGTCGTCCCGCGCGTGGGACGGAAGCTAGGCCGATCGCGGCGGTATATCAAGCGCGCGATGCGCAGAGGTGCGCGCTGTCGGCGGACGGCGCCACTGGTGCCCGGCGCCTTGCGTTTCGATGCGGCAGGGAGTATTCGCGCGCGACCGATGCGGACGGATGAAAGCGCTATCTAGTCAGCGGTTCTCCTAGGCGGACTCACGGCGCGGACCATGTCCGGATCCGGTACACGAAATCCCGATCGCTGCCTGCCTTGCGGTGGCAGCTCGCGCAGTGCACCGCCTTGTCGGGCGTGATCAGCGCGCTGCCGTCGGGTCGATACGTGGAGAATTCCCACTCGCCCGCGCGCTCGTCGGCGTAGATCGCGCCGAACCCCGCGATGCGTCGCATGACAGCGAGATAGTCGATTTTTCCCTTGAGCGGCTGCCCGCGCGCGTCGCGCATGAGCTCGCCCTCGCCGTCACGCTGCGGCTGCGCGAACTCCATGACGATGACGGAGCCGTCCGGATACCGCTCCTGCGAGAAACCCGTGACGGAGCCCGCGAGCTCGTTGACGAACACGGTGGTCACGCCGGATTTCTCGTCGAACAGCGCATCGCCCACGCGGCGCAGGCTCGTCGCGTAGTGGGCCGGAAGCGCGGCGGCGGGAGCGGCCGCCGCGGCTGGCGTATCGCCGGGATGCGCGACGTTGGCGCCGGTCAGCATGGCCATCCAGCCGAATGTCATCGAAGCAAACAATGCGGGTGGTTTCATGGCGCGGATTCAACGCGCCGGGCGGGCCGCCGGAAAGCGGTTTGCGACCAAGGCGACGCGGGGCGCGACGAACTGGCCGCACGCCGCGACGGGCTCAGCCGCCGGGCTGGAGCCGGCGTTGCAGATCCTTGAGATAGGCCGGGCTCGCCTCGAGCTGTTCACCACTGCGCAACACGACCACCGGATCGTGCTCTCGGTCGGCCACGAACTCGCGCACGCGCTGAGGGTTTCGCGCAACACGTGTATTTCCGTGCCGACGCGCAGTCGCACGTAGTCGCCCCAGGCCTCGATGAAGTCGATCTCTTCCGGACGCAGCACGACCACGCGCTCGCGCTTCTTCACGAGAATGCAGGGTGCCTCCTGGGCCGCGGACGTCGCGCGCACGAGGCCGGCGTACTGTCGCTCGAGCGTGCGGCGCGCACCGCCCGCGAGGAAACTCCGCGCCCGTTCCAGCGACTTGTGCACGCGCTCCGCACCGAACGGCTTGAGCAGGTAGTCGAGCGCTTCGGCCTCGAACGCCTGCAGCGCGAAGCGATCGTGCGCCGTGACGAAGATCACCGCCGGCATCTGCCGGGGTCCGACCGTCGCCAGCACCTCGAAGCCGTTCAAGTCGGGCATCTGCACGTCGAGGAACAGCAGGTCCGGGCGTTGCTCGAGGATGGCCGCGACGGCGGCGCGTCCATCCTTGCACGGCGCGAGCAGCGTGAGGCCCTCCTCACTGCTCAGGATGCGCTGCAGACGCTGCCGCGCCAGCGGCTCGTCATCGACGATGAGCACGCGCAGCGTCATGCGATGGAGAACGGCAGGCGCAAACGGATCGTGAATCCGTCGGCGGCCTGCACCTCGAACGACTGCCGTGCACCGTACAGGCGCTCGAGACGCGCACGCGTGTTGGCGAGACCGATGCCCTGCGGCCGCTCCCCCTCGGCGCGCGACAGTCCCGGACCGTCGTCGTGGACCTCGAGGCGGACGAAGCCACCCTCGCGCCGCGCACCGATAACCAGCGTACCGCCGGCCGATGCCGCGGCGATGCCGTGCTGGATGGCGTTCTCGACGAGGGGCTGCAACACGAGGCTCGGCACACGCGCCTCGAGCACTGCCGGCTCGATGTCCCAGCTCACACGCAGCCGTTCGCCGAGCCGCATCTGCTCGATGTCGACGTAGCCCCGGATGAAGTCGAGCTCTTCGGCCAGCGTCACCTCGTGTCGCGTCGAACCCTGCAACGCCTGCCGCAGCAATTCCCCGAGCCGCACGATGAGGCGCTCGGCGAGCTTCGCATCCGTGTGCACGAGCTCGGCCATCGAGTGCAGCGAGTTGAAGAGGAAATGGGGATTCAGCTGGCTGCGCAACGCGTCGAGCTGCGCCAGGTGGAGCAGCGATTCGAGCTCGACGGCCTGGATCTGGCGATCGCGTGCTTCGCGGTAGAAGATCGCCGCGTGCCAGGCGAGCACGAAGCCCGCATAGATGGGCAGGTCGACGGCGGCGACGCGTATCGCCTGCCGGAACGATTCCGCCGACATGGGCACGAGCGGCGGCTCGCAGCCCGCGCAGGGAAGCAACTGGTACTCGACGTTCTGCAGCGCCTGCGAGAGGAACGGAACCAGGAACAGGCCGATCAGTGAGCCCAGCGCGAGCGCCGGGGCGCGCACGCTCCACGACAGGTCTTTCACCGTCCGGCACCACCAGAAGACCAGCGGCACAAGAATCCACCACGCCAGCCAGTAGATGGCCTCTGACGCGAATGCGCGGGTCCAGGGCGTGACGTAGCCCGCGAAGTACAGTTGCGAGCCGAAG
This Fibrobacterota bacterium DNA region includes the following protein-coding sequences:
- a CDS encoding cytochrome P460 family protein; amino-acid sequence: MKPPALFASMTFGWMAMLTGANVAHPGDTPAAAAAPAAALPAHYATSLRRVGDALFDEKSGVTTVFVNELAGSVTGFSQERYPDGSVIVMEFAQPQRDGEGELMRDARGQPLKGKIDYLAVMRRIAGFGAIYADERAGEWEFSTYRPDGSALITPDKAVHCASCHRKAGSDRDFVYRIRTWSAP
- a CDS encoding response regulator transcription factor, producing MTLRVLIVDDEPLARQRLQRILSSEEGLTLLAPCKDGRAAVAAILEQRPDLLFLDVQMPDLNGFEVLATVGPRQMPAVIFVTAHDRFALQAFEAEALDYLLKPFGAERVHKSLERARSFLAGGARRTLERQYAGLVRATSAAQEAPCILVKKRERVVVLRPEEIDFIEAWGDYVRLRVGTEIHVLRETLSACASSWPTESTIRWSCCAVVNSSRRARPISRICNAGSSPAAEPVAACGQFVAPRVALVANRFPAARPAR
- a CDS encoding sensor histidine kinase; translation: MPLVFWWCRTVKDLSWSVRAPALALGSLIGLFLVPFLSQALQNVEYQLLPCAGCEPPLVPMSAESFRQAIRVAAVDLPIYAGFVLAWHAAIFYREARDRQIQAVELESLLHLAQLDALRSQLNPHFLFNSLHSMAELVHTDAKLAERLIVRLGELLRQALQGSTRHEVTLAEELDFIRGYVDIEQMRLGERLRVSWDIEPAVLEARVPSLVLQPLVENAIQHGIAAASAGGTLVIGARREGGFVRLEVHDDGPGLSRAEGERPQGIGLANTRARLERLYGARQSFEVQAADGFTIRLRLPFSIA